Sequence from the Thermocoleostomius sinensis A174 genome:
AGATATGAATCGCTGCTTGCGGAATGTTGCCTTAAAGTTAGGTGACGCTGCTCTCCAACAGCGTGTTGAACGCCTGATTACTGAGGAAGTGAACCAACTTAATGATGTGCTAGTGCCCTATCGCGATCGATTACAAGGAAAACGAGTTGTTCTATATACCGGAGGTGTAAAAAGTTGGTCAATTATTTCAGCAGCAAAAGATTTAGGAATGCAAGTTGTTGCAACTAGCACCAAAAAAAGCACTGAAGAAGACAAAGCCAGAATTAGGGAATTGCTTGGTCAAGATGGATTAATGTTGGAAAAAGGCAACGCCCAAGAACTACTGCAAGTCATTGCTCAAACCCAAGCAGATATGTTAATTGCAGGAGGAAGAAATCAGTACACAGCCTTGAAAGCTCGAATTCCATTCCTTGACATTAACCAAGAACGCCATCACTCCTATGCAGGGTACGCAGGTATGGTAGAAATAGCCAAAGAGCTAGAAGAGTCCCTTTATAGTCCTATTTGGCAGCAGGTGCGGCAGATGGCGCCTTGGGAAATGCAGCAGATAGGGAAAAATGAAGATAGGAAAATGCCTTGTAATAATTCGATTGCTCAAGTTGTCACCTCTAAAAAGGTAATTGCTGTTAATCCTCTCAAACAAAGCCAGCCTCTGGGTGCTGCACTGGCTTTTTTGGGACTCAAGGGCATGATGCCATTGTTTCACGGTTCGCAAGGATGTACAGCCTTTGCCAAAGTCATGCTTGTGCGACATTTCCGGGAAGCAATTCCGCTCTCTACAACTGCTATGACAGAGGTTAGCACGATCTTGGGAGGAGAAGAAAATGTAGAGCAGGCGATTCTTACCATTGTGGAGAAATTTCAGCCGGAAATCATTGGGCTTTGTACCACCGGACTCACTGAAACTCGTGGAGATGACATGGAAGGGATACTACGCAACTTTCGCAAGAAGCATCCTCAACTTCATCATCTACCGATTGTTTTGGTTTCTACAGCTGATTTTAAGGGAGCACTTCAGGATGGTTTTGCTGCCGCCGTTGAAGGACTAGTTAAAGAATTACCACAACTAGATGATGCTAAACCAGATCAAATTACGGTTTTAGCAGGTTCACTATTATCTCCTGGGGATGTCCAGGAATTGAAAGAAATCATTGCTAACTTCGGATTGACACCAATCATTATTCCAGATTTATCAGATTCTTTAGACGGTCACCTAGAAGATTCTTACAGTGCTGTCACTACTGGAGGCACAACTGTCACAGAGTTGCAGGAGATTGGGCGATCTGTCTACACTTTTGCGATCGGCGAAAGTATGCGAGAAGCTGCTGATATTTTAGAACGACGATTTGGAATCCCTTATGAAGTCTTTCCTCAATTAACCGGATTAACGGCTGTCGATCAATTTCTGCAAGCCCTCGCTGATTTAAGTGGAGTAGACATACCTGAACGCTATCGCCATCAACGTCGTCAGCTTCAGGATGCGATGCTTGACACTCATTTTTACTTTGGTCGGAAGCGAATTGCTTTGGCTCTCGAACCCGATTTGCTATACACCATTGCGGGATGGTTGAAGGTAATGGGAGCCGAAATTCAGGTGGCTGTTACAACAACGAGATCTCCCTTATTGGAGCAAATACCAATTGAAACAGTGGTGATTGGTGATCTAGGCGATTTTGAACAATTAGCCGTTGGCTCCGACTTGATTATTACCAATTCCAATGGAGCAGCGATCGCCCAGCGTCTCAATATTCCTCTGTATCGACTAGGTTTTCCAATCTTCGATCGGCTCGGCAATGGACAACGATGCACAATTGGTTATCGCGGAACAATGCAACTGTTATTTGATATTGGCAATCTGTTCTTGGAAGAACAGGAGAAGATGCTCCGTGCAGATAGAGCGAAATAGTTAGCTAGGTAATAAAGTATTAGCGATCGCTAGTAATCAATACTCTTTTTTGTTCTCTACAGCGTTACGCCATTACCTCTTCCCTTTACTTCCTTCTCAATGACAACAAGGAGGCTTACGATGAAAATTGCTTTCACCACCAATGATCTTGTTCATATTGACGCTCATTTCGGTTGGGCTAAGAAAATTGTAGTTTATGAGGTTACGCCAAACGGATACGAGTTTTTAGAAACATTGGAATTTTTTGGCAATCTTCAAGAAGACGGCAACGAAGACAAGTTAGTCCCTAAACTAAATGCGCTATCTGATTGCACCATTGTCTATGTTTCAGCGATCGGAGGTAGTGCAGCCGCTCGATTGATTCAGAGGAATATCACACCGATTAAAGCTCGATTCGAGGAGGAGAAAATTGATGAAGTATTGAACAAATTTGTAAAACTTTTGAACAGTAATCCACCCCCTTGGCTACGAAAAGCATTGCGAACCGATTTGGCAACCTTACCAAACTAGAAATCACTGCAAATTCTGTACTTTATCCAGAGAAGATTATCTTATGAGTGCAACTGAAATTACCACCTCTACAATTGTCACCGAACTGTTAGAGTCTGATTTTGCTAAAGCATTAGTACAACAAATTCGAGTGAATGATCCCTATGGCACTTATCGCCATTGGTCAGATGAATTACTGCTCAAACCTTTTGTTGTCAGCCGCGCTCAGAAACGGGAAATTTCTGTTGATGGAGACGTCGATCCAACAACAAAAGGCCGGATCTTAGTGTTTTATCGAGCGATCGCTGCTCGTATCGAGCAACAAACTGGACAATTGTCCCAAGTTGTCGTTGATCTGAGTCATGAAGGATTTGGTTGGGCTTTGATCTTTTCCGGTCGATTACTTTTGGTGGTTCGCACGTTACGAGATGCCCAACGGTTTGGATTTGATTCCTTCGAGAAACTCATCGCGGAAGGGGACAAATTAGCCAATATGGGGATAGAAATGGCAACACGCTATAGCGACGTTTGTAAACTCTAGCTAGTGAATAGCTGAGTTAAACAGCACCCAGTTATTCACCTACTTTCTACTGTCCTATGCAACTCTGTAGGTTACAACCAATGGAATCATCCTTTACTCAAGATGAACTGAAGATTCAGATTAAACGTCTCAATAGTAAAGCAGGTCAACTCAAAATGGACTTGCACGATCTTACTGAAGGATTACCTACTGACTTTGAAAATCTCATACCATTAGCCACTGAAACCTATAGCATCTATCAACAACTTAGTGAACTGAAACAACAACTGAAAAAACTGGAGTTGTGATCATGAGCAGAACACTATCAGAATTCAATCAACTAACCGATGCAGAACAATTTTTTGATTTTTTTGATTTGCCCTACGATCCCAACATTGTCAATGTCAATCGCTTGCACATTTTGCAGAAATTCTCGGCTTTGATCAAACAGTTGAATGATGATCAATTTAGTGAAATTGAGAAACTCGATTACTATCGATCGGCACTTCAGCAAGCATATACCCTATTCTTAACGTCTAATTCCTTGGAACAGAAGTTATTCAAGGTTTTTAACGACAAACCACAAAACCTTGTTTTGCTTTCAGACATTGGGTCTGATTGACGATCGATTTGAGATTTTTCTCATTCCCATCTTTGTTCAACCTATCTGTCAACTAACTTATTCACTAGAGAATAGCTATGTTCAATCTGACTCCTACGGAATTGGAACGCTATCGTCGCCAAATCATGCTTCCTGGCTTTGGAGAAGAGTCACAGCAACGACTGAAGGCAGCTAGGGTCTTAGTGACAGGGGTCGGTGGTTTAGGAGGTACGGCGGCGCTCTATTTAGCAGTGGCTGGTATTGGCAAATTGATTCTAGTACGAGGCGGTGAATTGCGGTTAGACGACATGAATCGTCAGATTTTGATGACCCATAATTGGGTAGGAAAGCCACGAGTGTTTCAAGCAATGGAGACACTTCGAGCAATCAATCCAGATGTTGAAATTGAAGCTATTTGCGAATATGTTACTTCTGAGAATGTCGATCGTCTTGTTCAATCCGTTGATATCGCACTTGATTGTGCCCACAACTTCGCCGAACGTGATCGACTCAACGCTGCCTGTGTTCGTTGGAAAAAGCCGATGGTAGAAGCAGCAATGAACAATATGGAGGCATATCTAACAACAATTGTTCCTGGACAGACCCCCTGCTTGTCCTGCATCTTTCCTGAGAAACCAGAATGGAACCGACGCGGATTTGGCGTGATTGGAGCCGTATCTGGCACATTAGCCTGTCTGACCGCTCTAGAAGCGATCAAACTCCTTACAGGGATTGGTCAACCTCTGCTGTCCCAACTGTTAACGATGGATCTCAACCAACTTGAATTTGCAAAACGGCGTCCTTATCACGATCCCAATTGTCCAGTATGCGGCAGAGTTAGTCAAGAGAGCGAGCGATCTGCTCCAAAACAGAAGAATCCTAGAGCAAATGCTCTGACGTTTACTAAGTAACTAAAAAAACATGATGGTTTCTCTGTTGATGTTGGGATTGACGCTTGTCTCGGTTCAACTGACAAATTGGGTTAAGGGTGAAATTGAGAAGATTATTCTTGCTCTGTGTGGGCTGTTTTTTCTGCTAGCATTCCTAGTTTCTATTTTCTGGTTTCTTCAGGCTTTGATTGTTATCGCTCTTTTCACGTTACCAATCTACTGCCAAAAGCAGTACCAAATGTTTCTCTGTCCTCGACTTTGTCTGTTGCGATCGCAGTGTTCAAGTCGGAAATAATGAACTACAAACAACTCATCAAATTATCCGGGAGATGATATGACAATTATCCTGACCGAAGTTGCAGAATTGCGTTTGCGTACTTTCCTTCAAGCTACTGGCAAAAGTGAAAATCTGGCTCAAGGAATACGAATTTCTGTAGAAGATGGCGGATGTAGTGGCTATCAGTATGCACTTAATCTCGTCTATGTTCCGAAACCAGGAGACTTACAGGTACAGCAGGGTAGAGTGAGTGTGTATGTTGATCCTGACAGCGCTCCTTTGTTAGATGGGGTTGTAGTTGATTACGTTGAAGGACTAACACAAAGCGGCTTCAAGTTTACCAATCCCAATGCAACAGATACCTGTGGATGTGGACAATCGTTTCGGACTGGAGATTGCACTCCCACAGGCGTTCCATGCAGTTAATCAAGCTCAAAATCTTCGCCTACCTACTCTCTATTTCGTCTAGTCAAGGTGATGAAAATGACAACCTATCAAGTTCGTTTAATGAACAAAAAACGTAATATTGATATTACTATTCCTGTCAATGATAATGTTACCGTTCTGGAGGCGGCCGAAAATAGCGGATTGGATCTACCTTTTTCTTGCCATTCTGGCTCATGTTCCAGTTGTGTTGGTAAGCTCGTCGAAGGAGAAATTGATCAATCAGAGCAAGTATTCTTAGATAACGAGCAAGTTGCAAAAGGTTTTATCCTGCTTTGTGTATCGTATCCCCGATCGGACTGTACGATTCGAACCCATCAAGAAGCTTACTTAGTTTAAGGCTAATGCAAATGCTACCACTACGATATTAGGAGAAAGAGATGTTCAATCGAGAGTTTTCTATTTCTGGTTCTTCGTTAAAGTTACTTAAGCTTGGAGAGCGAGGGGTTGTTTCTCGGTTGAACAATGTCAACGATCGCATCACGCAGAAATTAAGCGCAATGGGAATTTTCCCTGGTGTATCTATTAGTCTAGAGCAACGGTTCCCGCGCTTTATTATCAAGGTAGGATGCGATCGATTTGCCCTCAGTCAAGACTTAATTCAGGCAATTTATATTCGCATTCTCGATAGCTAAAAGGAGAACCCATATGGCCGTTTTAACAGGCTCAACCTTTGGACAAAAAACCTGGACTCCTCAATTTGTACAGGCAATCAATCATGCTAAATGTCTGGGGTGCGGTCGGTGTTTTAAGGTTTGTGGACGCAACGTATTACATCTGCAAGCCATGAATGATGAAGGAGAGTTTGTGGAAGATGAAGATGAAGATGAAATTGAGCGAAAAGTCATGACAATTGTTCATCAAGAAAACTGCATTGGATGTCAAGCATGTTCCCGCATTTGTCCTAAAAATTGCTACACTCATATCCCACTAGCTTTGAATTAAGCTTTGAAGAAGATTGATATGCTGATATCTTTGTCCCTTCATCCTCTACCTCCTTCTCTCAGATAGGGTGAAGGGAAGTCGAAACAACTGAGGGATTTAGGGTGAGGGCAGTGCGCGTTTTGTTAGTCAATCAGGATCAATATGACACATCCTATTGTTGGTCACAGATGGACGGATTATTATAATGCAGTTGCCGGACGTCCCCCTCGTGAAACACTACTGGTAGCATTGGCCGAATTTGAGATGGAACAGGAACCTACCTCTCCCCGCTTTGCCATAGATCTTGGTTGTGGAGACGGACGTGATACGATCGAATTACTTAGACGAGGATGGCGCGTCTTGGGAATCGATGCAGAAGCGCAGGCGATCGCCCGCCTCCGCAACCGTTCTGGTATTTACCACGAGCAATTAGAAACTCGCATAGAACGCTTTGAACAACTAACCTTTCCTCAAAACGTTGATCTAGTAAATGCCAGCTTTTGCTTACAATTTTGCCCACCTGAAGATTTCCCAAGCCTTTGGCAGGCAATCGTAATGGCAATTCGTCCAGGAGGTCGTTTTTGTGGACATTTGATTGGCGATCGCGATTCGTGGGCATCATTCCCGCATCTCAATCATCATCGTTGTGATCAAGTTACAGATTTACTTGTGCCCTTTGTGGTGGAATGGTTGAAAGAAGAAGAACACCCCGGCAAGACAGCTTTGGGCACAGAAAAATACTGGCATCTTTTTCACATTGTTGCGCGAAAAAATTCTTGAACGTTGTGTAGTTCCGGTAATAGCTTGGACAATTTCCCTGATGTGTCGCCTTTCCAGCCTTTGATTTATTGAAGGCTGGTTTTTTATTAAGAAAATTCATACTCAATAACGCTTTGGTTAAGAAAATTAAGAAAATATTGTTTCGCTCAATCCGAACAAAAAAGGATCTGGGTCTTCGTTAAGACTGTGACTAGTTAAGGTTATCAGCATGTTTCTAAAGCTAGATTGGTAGCTCTAAGTTTATAAAATTGACTCCTTAAAACAAGAACGATTGTCCGCAAAAGCTAGCAAAGAGTAGATGTTACTAGGATCAACTCAAGGTTGAGCAAGCTATGCCATACGCCATCACTAATCGCTGTATTCAATGTGATACATGTCTTCCGCTGTGCCCAACAGGGGCGATCGCTGTGATGGATGATCGTGAGTTTTGGATTAATCCAACTCTCTGTAATAATTGCGACGGTTACTATTCTCAACCACAGTGTGCTCTGGTTTGTCCAGTTGATTCTCCGATCCCATTCCAAGCAAAGAAAGGCAGATGCAAAGTCAACGAACAAATCGCTACAAGCCCCGATCTATTTGCCAATGGAAAAACTAACGTTTTTGCCTCTGCTATTGTTGTGTGGGAACTCTGTAACATTTTGGCGCAACGCCGATCGCTTCCCTGGCAAGTCGATGCAAAGGGGCAGTTGTATTACCAGCGTCAAGTTAATCAAGGACGTGGTTTAGTTACCTTTCATGTAACGGATGCGCTTGATTCTCCTCATCCTCCTCTGTTAAGAGCTACCGATGCCTTGGCCACGATCGATACCTTTGATATTCGCGCTGCTTGTCTACATCTAATTTATGCGGCCTACGCTTCCTCATTAGAGAGACCGTGGGAGCAAGAATTTGTGATTAACGATCGCCAAATCGAAGAATATTTAGGGTTGGACAAACGAAAAGATTTGAGCAAAACAGCCAAGCTTGCTTTGATCAAAACCCTAGTACAACAGCCCTGCAACCTCACAGTGAGTCTAGACTGGAATCAGCAGGGAAAAGTAAAAGGATTTTCTTCAGATGCCACGCATTTATGGCATTTGCTCAATATTCAACATCACTTTCAACCGGATCAGCGGGGATATAAGCACCTGACTGGTCTCACATTTAGACTGAAGGCAGGAATCTGGGCGAGTTATTTTTTGAATCGAACTGGTTATAAAACTCATACAGCCTTTTATCAATATGGAACCTTACCAAAATCGCTCTTGACAACAGTAATGAGTATTTGGCAACAACACGAAGGAGCAGCCAGAATCTTATTGTGGCTATTATTTAAGACTAAGATGGGACACGAACAACGCCTAACTATTCCTACTCTGATGCGAATTGCCTATGGTGAACCCAAATTAACTCAAGTGTCTTCCCAGGTAGAAGGGCGAAAGCGACTACTCCGTACCTTTGAAAGTGATTTGGAAGTACTCAATGAGTATGGCATTAAGCCAGTCTTTGATCCCGTTACTTATCCAACTGAGATTCAACCGCTGTGGGCTAAACTTGCGGAACTGCCGGACGATGCGGAAGCGGCATTGGAGTTTTGGACCAAGGATGGCAGCAGTGACTGTCGGTTAACGGATGCGGCTCCCAGAGGCAAATGGAATCGAGTCATCAATGCGCGTCTGCTCCATTTTCAACTACCCAATGATTGGCAGAAACCCATCTCTAAGAAACCGAAAACGAAACATCATCGACAATCTCATCAGCAAGTACCGTTTGCTTCGCATTCCACCCTTTCTGGGCAACAAATTCTTGCAGCGCGACAGAAGCTTCAGCTTAGCCAACGGGCACTGGCCCTTCGGATAGGGAAAAGTCAAAGCTGGGTGCGAGATGTAGAACGGGGACGATTTCGACCCGCTTCACAAGACCAAGCGCTTTTGCGCCAAGTTTTGATGATTGAAACGCTAGACTGATCTGATATTGGCTCGAATGCTCCACAAGACGGGAATGGCAGCGAGTTGGATCACTATTGAGAAACTCACCAACATGACTAGGGAGCGATCGTACAATATCCCCATCAACGCACTACCCAAAAACCAGGACAGGCCATAGCCAGTATTGAAAATCCCATAGGCCGATCCACGCCGCTCTGGTGGCACCATAGCCGCAACCACTGCCTTCAAAATGGATTCCTGTGCTCCCATACCAATGCCCCACAAAATCATGCCCACTAGCGCGGCACCAGTCCCACCCCAAAAAATCACCGGGGCAAACCCCAGAGACAGCACAACTGCCAAAATCAACGTGGCAATTCCAATTCGGTCAAACCAGTAACCAAAGATCAGAGCGGCGATCGCATCCACCCCCATTGCCAGTGCATACAGCAGCGGAATCTGAGTTGGCTGACTCAGTCCGGACTGTTGTAGGTGAAAAGCAATCAAGGGAAAGTCTACAAACCCAGCGGCAATCAAGGACACAGCAAACAGGTAAAGCCAGAAACGGCGCGGCAGTCCTTCTCCATGCAGATCTTGAGTCAGGGGTTCAAACTCACGCGGGTTCGGATAAATTTTTTGACCCACAAGCAACACTATCAGTCCCAGAAGGGCTGGAATCACAAGAACTGCAAAACTCGCTTGATAACTTCCCCAAACGGCTAAAACAACGGTCACTATCAACGGCCCCGAAACAGCCCCAATCTGATCCATCGCCTCATGAAGTCCAAAGCCAAACCCTTTGCCGACCCGGATAGCAGCATGGGACAGCAGCACATCTCTGGGTGGAGTCCGAATGGCTTTGCCTGTGCGTTCAGCAATCATCAGCCCTGCCAGTATCTCCCAACGTCCTGCTAGGGCCATTAGCGGAACAACCGCAGTATTAATCACATAGCCTAAGGTCGTGATGCGCCAATATTGGCGAGTGCGATCGCTCAAATAGCCCGTAATTAGCCGTAAGCCATAGCCAATTAGCTCTCCTAACCCCGCCGTTAAGCCAACCACTGTCCCACTGGCTCCCAAAACTGCCAGATAGGCCCCTGTGATGCTGCGTGCTCCCTCATAGGTAGCATCGGCACAAAGGCTGACAATTCCTAATAACACAACAAATCGGAGGGCTGCACGAGATTTAGCCATTAATAATCCTGGTTATTTTTACTGCTGACCTTGCTGAACGCAGAGATGAATTGCCCTCATCCCCAACCCTTCTCCCTAGAAGGAAGGAGAGCCGGATCGAGTTCTTCGCGCCTGGGTAAGGAATTTAGGTGAGAGCGGTAAACGTGACAGGCTCTCGATCGCAACTCTATCCACATGGAATCAATCCGTTGCAATCATGACATCTGACGCTTTCACAACAGCATAGACCTCTTTGCCCTCTGCCAGTCCTAGTCTCTCGGCTGAAGATTTAGTGATCACTGCCACAATTTCAATCCCCGGAGCCACTTCAACCGTCACTTCTGCATTCACAGCCCCAATCACTAGCGCTTTAACGTTACCCTTCAGAGCATTCCGTGCACTAACTTCCATTATTTGAGAACCTTCCTTGTTATGAACAAGCCAATTTCTAATCATTTGCTAACTCAGCTAAAAAATTTTGATGTTCAAGCTACAGAATATTGAGTAAGCATATTGGCATAGTGTTAATAATACTTGCCTAAAGCGTTGAGTTTGCCAAGGAGTTGTCAGGAGATGATCAAAAAGCGAAGGTGGTTTTGGGGGCTGGTTTTGGTGGGGCTGTTGACCACATGCAGCGTGGCTACAGTAGAGCGATCGTCTTCATCGTCTGGGACTTCCACGGCTGAGCCAATCACCTTAACAGTTTCTGCGGCGGCTGATCTGAATTACGTGTTTCCAGAGATCGGCAAACTGTGGGAGCAGGAAACGGGGCATCGGGTGACGTTTAACTTGGGTTCTACAGGGCAACTCGCGCAGCAAATCGAACGCGGTGCGCCAGTGGATTTGTTTGCGGCAGCTAATAAGAAATTCGTTGAGGATTTAGACGAAAAGGGGTTGGTGCATTCAGACACCAAGGAACTATATGGTGTGGGACGACTTACCTTGTGGCAACCGGAAGAGGGCACTCACGAAATTCAGGACATTAACGACTTGATGAAACCCGAAATCAAACGGGTGGCGATCGCCAATCCCGATCATGCCCCCTATGGCGTGGCAGCACGGGAGGCGTTGCAATCGGCAGGCATTTGGGAAGACATTCAACCAAAACTAATTCTGGGTGAAAACATTAAGCAAACTCAGCAGTATGCCCAAACTGGCAATGTGGATGTGGCGATCGCGGCACTCTCGATCAGTGTGGAGAAGCCTGGAAAATGGGTGCTGGTCCCTGAGGAACTCCACAATCCTTTAGAACAAATGCTAGCAGTTCCCCAAAGCGCCCTCCATCCAGAGGAAGCAAAACAGTTTGCTGCTTTTATTAATGGTGAGAAAGGAAGACCCCTCATGCGGAAGTATGGTTTTGTCCTGCCGGGAGAGGAGCCGGTGTCATAGGGCAAATGCCAATAGGAAAAGGATAAAAGGGAAACAAGCAAATGATTTGGGAACCAGCGCTTTTGTCATTGCAGGTCACAATTGTTGCCAGCATTTTGATTCTCGTCTTTGGTTTGAGTCTCGGAATTTTTCTAGCAAGAACACAATTTCTGGGACAGGTTTTTGTTTCCACTCTGCTCAACTTGCCGCTAGTTTTACCTCCCAGTGTGGTGGGCTATTTTTTACTCTTGGTGCTAGGTCGGGGTAGTCCGATCAAGGAATGGTTAGGTATTGATTTGCTATTTACTTGGCAAGCAGGCGCGATCGCCTCGGCTGTGGTAGCGTTACCTCTGATGGTGGAATCGACTAGAGCCGCGATCGCCAACGTTAACCCAGAACTGGAAGCGGCTGCACGTACATTGGGATCAACTGAGTGGGAAGTGTTACAGCGAATTACGATTCCCATCGCATATCGAGGCATCCTAGCAGGATTCGGACTAGGGGTGGCTCGCGGACTGGGAGAGTTTGGCGCGACACTGATGGTGGCAGGCAGCATCCCTGGACGCACTCAAACCCTTCCGTTAGCCATCTACGATGCTGTACAAATGCAGCGCTACGGACTCGCCAATGTCATGGTGCTGATTATGACCACGATCGCTTTTGTGCTGCTGTGGTGGGTCAGGCTGTTGGAACGGCAAAAAGCAAAAGGAAGAATAGAAAAGTTAAAGGAAAGAAGGCAAAAGGCAAAAGGGATACAGGATAGGTGGGAGAGGGCATTTGAATTTGCTGTGCGGATTATTAAAGCCTACTAGGTTTTGGGTGAGCAACCTGGAGCCAATCTCTCAACATGGGAGAAGGATTGAGGGTGAGGGCTACAATGAGGGCTAAAACTGTTGGCATGTCCAGGGAGTTCAACGTTTTCACACAACTGTCCAAAGGGATGCTCAAAGAAGCACGAGAAACTCATTATTGACTGAAACTATTAAGCGCCGCAGAAACAAGTGCCACAACAATTCTCCCGAAGCTGGTCTTAAATTTTTAAAAACCAAATCAGCAGAAATTACAAGAAATATAAAAAGTATCGGTGCAATCATCA
This genomic interval carries:
- a CDS encoding MFS transporter, which encodes MAKSRAALRFVVLLGIVSLCADATYEGARSITGAYLAVLGASGTVVGLTAGLGELIGYGLRLITGYLSDRTRQYWRITTLGYVINTAVVPLMALAGRWEILAGLMIAERTGKAIRTPPRDVLLSHAAIRVGKGFGFGLHEAMDQIGAVSGPLIVTVVLAVWGSYQASFAVLVIPALLGLIVLLVGQKIYPNPREFEPLTQDLHGEGLPRRFWLYLFAVSLIAAGFVDFPLIAFHLQQSGLSQPTQIPLLYALAMGVDAIAALIFGYWFDRIGIATLILAVVLSLGFAPVIFWGGTGAALVGMILWGIGMGAQESILKAVVAAMVPPERRGSAYGIFNTGYGLSWFLGSALMGILYDRSLVMLVSFSIVIQLAAIPVLWSIRANIRSV
- a CDS encoding TOBE domain-containing protein, with the translated sequence MEVSARNALKGNVKALVIGAVNAEVTVEVAPGIEIVAVITKSSAERLGLAEGKEVYAVVKASDVMIATD
- the modA gene encoding molybdate ABC transporter substrate-binding protein; its protein translation is MIKKRRWFWGLVLVGLLTTCSVATVERSSSSSGTSTAEPITLTVSAAADLNYVFPEIGKLWEQETGHRVTFNLGSTGQLAQQIERGAPVDLFAAANKKFVEDLDEKGLVHSDTKELYGVGRLTLWQPEEGTHEIQDINDLMKPEIKRVAIANPDHAPYGVAAREALQSAGIWEDIQPKLILGENIKQTQQYAQTGNVDVAIAALSISVEKPGKWVLVPEELHNPLEQMLAVPQSALHPEEAKQFAAFINGEKGRPLMRKYGFVLPGEEPVS
- the modB gene encoding molybdate ABC transporter permease subunit encodes the protein MIWEPALLSLQVTIVASILILVFGLSLGIFLARTQFLGQVFVSTLLNLPLVLPPSVVGYFLLLVLGRGSPIKEWLGIDLLFTWQAGAIASAVVALPLMVESTRAAIANVNPELEAAARTLGSTEWEVLQRITIPIAYRGILAGFGLGVARGLGEFGATLMVAGSIPGRTQTLPLAIYDAVQMQRYGLANVMVLIMTTIAFVLLWWVRLLERQKAKGRIEKLKERRQKAKGIQDRWERAFEFAVRIIKAY